A window of Aurantibacillus circumpalustris genomic DNA:
TGTCCAATTAATTCTTTGTTGGAATATTTTGATATTTTGCAAAAGTTATCATTTACGTGGGTAATGATTCCTTTTTGGTCAGTAATCGCCATAATAGCCGATTCGTCAAGGGCGTACTTATAATCGGAAATTTCTTTTAGCGTCTTTTTAAGTTCTTCTTCACTCTTTTTTCTGTCCGTTATGTCTGAACGAATGGCGACATATTGGTAAGGCTTGTGATCCATATCTAAAAAGGGCACAATAGTGGTGTCAACCCAATAAACAGTTCCATCTTTCGCCTTATTTTTTAGTTCACCTTTCCATACTTTCCCATTGGCAATAGTTGTCCAAAGTTCTTTAATAAACTCTTTTGGATGATACCCTGAATTTATAATCCGATGGTCTTGTCCGATTAGTTCTTTAGCAGTATACTTCGATATATTACAGAAATTATCATTTACATATTTGATGATTCCTTTCTGGTCGGTAATAGCAACAATTGATGATTCATCAAGAGCATATTTATAATCTGTTATTTTCTCCATGATAATTAAATTTAAGTGTCAATTAATTATTTTGCAGTTGTAACAAAATTGTCTACAGCATTATATCAGGTTTGTCTCTATGCATTGGCTATAACTACTGGCTTGGTCCGAAAACAAATACTTACAAACGGATAAAAGTATTTGTTGCTGTTTAATAAAAAGAGGCTGATGAATAGGGTATATTGAAAATACACTCTTAAAACTATTGATTCCACCAAATGTCAGAATCCCGCCATGTTTTGTCGTTCTTTTATTTTGCTTTGGCTTCATTAATTTGTTGAGTGGTCAAATTTCTTAGGTCGTGAATGTGTCCGATAAAATTTTCATTTGATTTAAATTTTACAATTTAATTACGGCATTTGGTTCGATGTCGAATTTATTGCCGCTCAGTTTACCTGTTACAGCGCCGTAAATTTTACATTGGCCTTCGTTGAATATATTGCCTTTTGTTTTCCCATAAATAGTAACCGATGAACCTTGTTGAATAGTAATTTCTCCATTTATCGTACCGAGAACAATGAAGTCAACGGAGTTTGTAACAGTAACATTTCCAGTAATTATACCGTAAAGTGTGGCAGTAGTATCTATTGTAGTATCTTGTCTTAGATGTGTTTTAATTTCAGTCATTTTATCGCGTTTTAAAAAGTACGAATAGCTAGCGGCTTTGCGTGAGCCTAGGGTGCAGGTAAACAGGAATCATTTGTTTCCATAGTTAAAGCTAAAAATTAAAACTACCATTTCCACCAAATGTCAGAAACCCGCCATTTTTTGTCGTTTTTCCGACATTTAACATTTTCGTAATTTTTTAGTGGGTCTGGTTCAGGAAGTACGAAATGAGTTTTAAACTAAGCCATCTCACTAATAAAACACCATTCGTTTTATGTAAACCTTATCCTTGTTGCGTATTAACACCAAATAGGATCCTTTGCTGAGCTGTAAATCTGCCGCTTGTATCGTTAGTTTGATCTCGTTTTTTTCGTCAGCAACAAGGCCAGCTTGTTTATAAATTAATTGCTGGTTTTGGTTGTACCAGTTAACGCTGGTTAAAGAATGTGTATTGGGTTTAAAATGAATGAGGAATTCGTTGCTTTCTGGGTTCATAAAAATATTTAAAATGAGTTTCCTTTCTGCAATGGCCAATTCGGTTATGCGGATAAGCTGTTTAATAGAATCGCTGTTGGCAATCAAGAGTGCATTGCGTGCATCAATCGTTTGAGATTGAAGTGTCGTGTTACATGCAAACAAAAGTACTATGGCGCAGATAAAATTTTTAATGTACATCAATTAATGTAGTTTTAATCAATAAGTTTGATAAACCATATGGATACCCCTTGCAAAGCTAAGCTAAATGTGCGGGTATACCGTGGCGGATTCCCGACATTACTTGTCGGAAAACGACATCATGTTTACAGCGTTTTATTTTTTTTTAACCATAGTGGCTGGCGATTAAGTCTACTTTTTAAAATAATTTATCCAAAGTTCATTTCGATATATGGTTGAATGATTAATTTTATTTTTTAAAGATGGATAGTTTTTAATTAAGTTGAACTTAACTGTGTTAAAAACAGATTCGGGCATTTGTTGACTAAAGGTTATTCTTCTTATAATTTCAATGGGTACTTTAATTTCAAAATAGGGTTTCGTTGATTTTCCTTCCCAGATAACGCGGTATTCTCTTTCAAATTTGTAGGGTAGTCTTTTTATAAAAGGAAAATCTTTTAGTTTAAACGGTTGCATTTCTTCGTTAATGCTTTTGTAATTCACATTGCCATGCCTTATTCCAGGTGTTTTATCAAATATTTCTGTGAGTTTGTTAGCATTAAATTCAATACAGCAACCGTTGTTTCCCTTAGCAAAGGTTTTCCAGTGATGAATTGTTTCACCTGAGTCGGTAAAGCACAGAGCGAATACACTTTTTATTTTAGCTTTTCGTTTATATTCTAAAATCACTTCGCTGTCATTTTTATCCTCCCAGGAAATTGGATCTAATAAAACTAGTTTTTGCTTCTCAAGAAAATCTAATAGTATGGGAAGCGTTGTAAAGCGATTTAAATTGATTAAATTTTTCATAAACGGATCAGCTATTTTAGGTAGACATTCAAATTCTCTAACCCCCATGTTGCCAGCATTTGCCATTTGTGATTTTGGTCATTCGCTTACATCTGCTTCCTGCCTTTGTTGTTGCCGTACATTGGCTTGATACGGCATTTTTTTCTGGTGTATTATAAGTAGTAGGTGAGGGCTCGGTTTTGTTTTTTTGAACGCTGACAGATTGTGCAGGTGCGCATACTTTACAGGCATCGTAACCTTGCAACAAAGCATCTTTTAATTCAATAGAAAATTTACTGTGACTTAAATACCTGCAATCTCCCTGATGATATTTGGCTCCTGTTTTGGTTATATAAACCGGTTGAGCTTGCAATGAATTTGCAAGTAAACTAACAAGTAAAAAAGAGAGTAATACAATTTTTTTCATACACTTGTTTTTATGTTAAGTAGTACTGTTTTTTATTCAGTATTATTAAGCATTGTATTACACAAAGCCTTTATACTCTTCACCAAAATGCATTTGATATAATAATTTTGTTTCTTCTATGGCTTTTTTAAATGAAACGCTGGCTAATTTTTTATTTAAAAATATGAGAGGAGAATGGTGCAAGAAATATCCAAAAATGGTTTCACAATCTTCGGCATATTTTTTAGTGTGTAGAATGTGTTGATTCCAGAATTTGTCGATGAGTGTATTTGGTATAATGTCTTTATACTTAAAGGCACGTTTTAAGGCTAAGAATCTTTTGTATTCTTTTTCTACTTTTTCGCAGGTTGAGAGAGCCCAACCTTCCCCTTCTTCTTTGTCGATTAGTTGTAATTTAATAAGTTCAAAATTGAGTGCGTTGATATCTTCAAAATCGAGATCACTCGAAAAATTGAGATCGCAAGAATCTAAAACAATGCGTGTTTTGTGCTGATTCTCTTTTTGTTTTCCTTTTTCAGTGTTTCGTAGTTGCATTTTAGTGGGTTTAGAAATTAGGACCAAGTTACGGGATTAAAACATGCTGTAGGTGTCGGATTCCCGACATTTTATGTCGGAAAACGACGGGAGTTTTTTGCTTTTTTTAATGAATTAATTAATGTTGACGGTAGTCTAATTGATGTCAAATTAAAAAGAAAGTAATAATGCGAAATTTTATGCGGCCTTGAATTTTTGTACCTTTTTTTCAAAAGAAAAACTCAAAACCTGCCACTAAAAAAACTTAGGGTTTTAAAGTATTTAACTTGACGCTCATTCGAGCCATCTGGACATGGTGAAATGAAATAAAACAAAAATTCTTTGAGCTTTAACATCCAATCATAGCTGAAAAATGTCATCTCTAGAAGATTATTCATCAACAGTAATGTAATTGTGTTTTAAAGCGAAAAGAATAAGTCCGGCGGAAGTTTTTGCGTGGGTTTTTTCGTAGAGGCTTGATTTATAGCGTTCGATGGTGCGTTCTGTGACCTGCATTTCGGATGCAATCTCTTTAGTGAGTTTATCCGCACATATTAGAATGAGGGTTTCTTTCTCTTTGTCAGTTAAGACTAAATTATTAAAGGTTGGGTTTATAGCTTTTAAAGCGAGAAGTTCTTTTAAAATGCTGTGATTTATTTTTTTATCAAAAAAATATCCCAAGCTACTCACTTCATGAATAGCATTCATAAACGTTTCAAAATCGGTGTTTTTTGGTAAAAAGCCTCTTACGCCTTTTGCTGTTAGGTCTTTTATAGAAGAGTTTTCAAGAAGCATACTCATCACAATGATTTTACACTGAACCTTATTCTTTGCAATCCATTCTAATGTTTGCCAGCCATTCATAACAGGCATTTGCAGGTCTAAAATAATAAGGTCTGGTTTTGTTTTCTTAATAATTTCTATTAAAACTTTTCCGTTTTCTGCAATTCCGACTACCTGAAGTTTTTTATCTGTTTCTATGCAACGTGCTAAACTTTGTGAAACTAAGGTGTGATCGTCGGCTATAGCTATTTTAATTTTGTTTGCCATGTGAGTGCGGTAATCTTATTAAAACCTGTGTGAGATTGTTTGTGCTCGTGTAGTTTAAAGTTCCTTTTAGTAGTTCAATTCTGTTTTGAATGCTGCTTAAGCCAATGCCTTTATTTTGTTTAATAAGCACTTCTACATGTTCATTGGTAAAGGCTTGACCGTTGTGTTCAAATTTAATCTCTAATGAATTAAAAGTCTTGGTCAAAATTACATTTAAAGTACTGCAATTACTATGTTTAATTAAATTATTAAGCACCTCCTGAAAAATTCTAAATACGTTAAGTATCTTTTCTTGGTTAGTGCCAATGTCTGAATCTTCGATATCACTTTTAAAAGTAGTTTTAATGATGCTGCTATCATTAATACGCTTAATTAAATCCTTTAGTGTTCGAATAATACCCTGGTTTGTAAGAGCAATGGGGTAAAGATCTTTACATATTGCAGAAATTGTAGCGATGGTATGATCGAGGTTGTTGAGTTCTATTCTAAAATTATTTTTTTCTTCATCGGTACCTTTCATAAAAAAAAGATATTTTGAAAAATTTAATTTCAACATTGAGAGCTCGGCACCAACACTGTCGTGAAGGTTTTTGGCGATACGGTTACGTTCTTCTTCTTGTCCGGAAATGATTGCTTTTAAAATTGCCTGTTCTTTTTCATTTTCTATACGTTGCAATGTATTTTGCTGAATGAGGTATTTTTTACGGTGAGAGGTAACAAAATAAATAACCAGTATCGCTATGCCAAACATGATAATGGCACCCACCAAAACGATTATAACGATTGAGTCGCTTTTTTCCATTTTAGTAAACCTACCGCTAATAAACAATTATAAATGACATGTGCAAAGTTGTGTATGATCCACAAGTGTTTTATCGGTCCATGTGCTCCTGGTGCTGTTATATAATTCATGACAAGAAAAAGAGATAATACGATCGAAAAATAGATGAGTAAAGCCGTATTGAACCAAAAAAAATAGTATTCGGTGAGGCTAGGAATCTCTGTGTTGTTTGTGAGTTTGGAGAAGTAAACGATGCTCATAATAATAAACACGAGTGCTTTAAAGGTGTTGATGTGTGCGTAAAAATCACCTAAACTCAGTATTGAAAAGAAAGGCAAAAGAAAATAGGCCATAAAAACAACCGCAATTGTAATAAAAAGCGGTCGAAGTTTGGGTGAATTCCATTGTAATTCAAAAACGAATAAAATGGCTAAAAATTCCACAAACGTAAAACCGTTTATTAAATAATAATTGGTGTAAATAATGTGTAAAGATGCGAAAAAATCTGCCGAAAAGGAGACGATTAAATAAAAAAGCAAAACCTTTAACTGAAGATTAAGGGTTTTGCCTTTGATAAAAAAATAAATGCATAATGGTAGGATGGTACTGGCAACTGAAAAGTATGTCATTATGTTATATGCCAGTTTCATCTTTTATCCGTTTAGTGGACTAGTATTATCGCAATTACTTGGACATGGTGCAGACATGTCCAAAATAACACCACTATACAAATCCTTTTCATCAGCATCCGCTCCTACAAATACCAATTGTTTATTTCCATCTGCATCTATGCCATAATACGCTCTAATACCAACGCATCCATTCTGGTTTAATATGTCCATGAGTTTGTTTTTACCAAAAAAATGGGCTTTTGTTTCATTAGGATTATTTGTTCTGTAATCACTTGTCATTTCAGTTGCCACTGCTAAACTGATTGCGCTTGATTCATTTCCGTTAAACGACATAAGTTTTGGTTTTAAGTTAGTTAATTTAGTTTTGGTTAATTATAAATGATGAAAAAATTCACATTTCGCTTTAAATTTTTTTACTGGCTAAAAATACCTAATTCCTATACACTAAATAAAATACTCGGGTGTTTTTCGACACAACAAGTGGTTACGTCGACGTATGTTTGTTAGTGCAGTGATGGATATTTTTTTTGAGGTCAAGTAAAATGTCGAAATGCTCCAATCTTTTTTATTTCAGCATAAATTTCAAAACAAAGTTTACTAAATAATTTTAAGGCATGCAATTATGCAATTAATTCAGGTTGAGTGCACAGTGCCAAAAAACCCACACCTTAGCTTTGGCGTGGGTTACTGGTTTTTTTTGGGTTTAAATGTTAGGATTATAACAACTAACACAACTAACTTTGACGAAGATATTGTAAAAAAATTGTATTTTTTAAAAATGTCGAATTCCGACACAAAATGTCGGAAATCCGACATTTTTTAAACTCAATTAAGAAAATAGTGGTCTGAAAGCACTTTGTCTTTGAGAAATTGCTAATTTTTTCTTTAAATCGTTCGTGAATTATTGGAAATTGGCACTTAATTACGGTCTGTAAACCGCTCTTAAACGTAATTACGTATGTAAAAACTGAAAGATTCCAGAACTGGGAGATTCTCTTTAAAATGGCCGAGCAGGAAGATTAGTTGTTCTTTTATTATGACAATGCCTTATTCAATTTTTTGATCTTGTAGTTACAAACTTTACAAAATTATCATTAAGGTCTAATTTTTTGTATTGGGAGTATGATGCTAAAAACGGAACCTATACTTTTTTCACTAACCACCTCAATGGTGCCGCCCAATTTTTTTATACTAGTTTTTGCAATATATAAGCCGAGCCCAGAACCAAATGAATGTTGGTTACCGCGGAAATACATGTCAAAAATATTATCCAAAACATCTTTTTCAATACCAATACCGTCGTCTGTTACCTTAATAACAAGTTCATTTTTTATTTGGGATATGTCAATGTTAATTGTAGGACTAGTGTTTCTGTGATCACGAAATTTTACAGCATTTTGTATAATGTTATACAGAGCAAGTTGAAGAATTACTTCATCAAAATAAACTAGGCCTACTGTGCAATTTAATTCCCAATTCAGATCAATTGTTGGTTCCTCCAATGTTATTCTTTTCCTAATGCTATCTATTAACTTTCGCAAATCAATTTCTTTGTAAATCGGTTTTCCATTTTTAATGGACATTACATCCATTAACGACAGTAAAATAGAATCGAGTTTATTTGCGCATTGCGAAATTTTAAGAATATAATTTTCTGTATTTTCCGGCGAAGCTTTTTCATTGGCCATATTAATGAGCCCCAAAATTGAGCAAACGGGTCCCCTCAGATCATGCGCCGCCTTGTAAATGAACGTGCTCAGTTCTTTGTTGACAAGTTCTAACTCAGTATTGGCAATTCGTTTTTCAGATTCAATTTTTCTTGACTTAAGTGCTTGAGCAATTGCTGAAGGTAAGCGTGTTAAATTACCCTTTAGTAAATAGTCATCGGCTCCTTCTTTTATACTTTGAATGGCGAACTCTTCTGAAACTGTTCCTGTTACAAGAATAAAGGGTATTTGGTAATTAAACTTTTTGTAAATTTTTAAAGCTTCAGATGAGTTAAACTGAGGTAAAGAGTGGTCAGATAATATTAGGTCTGGGGCATCACTTTCTAAGGCTTCAACAAACTTTTCTTTGTTTTGCGCTACTTTAATAGTAAAAGCGGAGTTAGTTTTTTTTAAAAATCTCGCAATTAATTCCGCGTCAGCTGGATTGTCTTCAAGATGAAGTATTTTTAAAATTGCTGCCATTTAATTTTTTGTTTATTTAAATTTGATTTATTGATTCGTTCAGAAATACCCAATACAAACCCAAATCGGAAATTGATTTGGAAAAATTTTCAAAGCCCACCGGTTTAACAACATAACTATTTGCACCAAGATTGTAGCAAGTTCCTATATCTGCGTCTTCTTTTGACGAAGTGAGGATAACAATTGGTATTACCTTTAAGTTATCGTCAGACCTTAACTTGCGGAGCACTTCAATACCATTTACTTTAGGCATTTTAAGATCTAAAAAAATAACTTTAGGTATAACGTTTAGAGTTCTTTCTTTATACGCTCCCGTTCCAAAAAAGAAATCCAAGGCTTCAACACCATCTTTTAAATGAACTATACTGTTTATGTTATTGTTTTTCTTTAGAGCGCGGATTATCATTTCCGCATCATAAGGATTGTCTTCAATTAAAACAATTTCAATAGACTTCGTTTCCATAACTAGTATTTTTAAATAGTTGGTAATGTAAAACTAAAAGTAGCGCCCTCACCAAGTTTAGCTTGAGCCCAAACTTTGCCGCCGTGTTTGTTAATTATGCGTTGAACTATAGCTAAACCAACTCCTGTTCCTTCAAATTCCTCTTGAGAGTGAAGCCGTTGAAAGACACCAAATAGTTTATCTACATATAGCATATCAAAACCAACTCCATTATCCTTGATTTCATAAATTACTTCTCCGCTTTCTGTTTTTGAACTTATCTCAATAAGTGGATTTGTTTTCTTTGATGTATATTTTATTCCATTTGATATTAAATTAAGTAACACCTGATTAATAAGACTAGGATCTCCCATTGCCGGGCTTAAATTATTTACTTTTACTTTTGTTTTTTTCTTATCTGTTTTAAGCACTGTATTCAATATATCATCAATAAGTATATTCATATTCAGTTCTGTTTTTTGAACAGTTTTTTTACCTAATCTCGAAAAAGCCAAAAGGTCATCAATTAAAAAGCTCATTCTTTGTGAATTAAACTGTATCGCATTAAGCAATCGAACACCTTCGTTGTCGAAAAGCTCACTATAATCCTCCTCTAACATTTTTGCATATCCGTCTACTGCTCTTAATGGTGCTCTTAAATCATGAGAGACAGAATAAGAAAATGATTCTATTTCTTTATTTGAATATTCAAGTTCTTTATTTTTCTTTTCAAGGTTTTTATAAAGTTTAAATAACTCTATTTCCTGTTGATGTTTCTCAACAAAAAATTTCACTTTATTAATTAGAATTTCTGGTTGAAATGGTTTTGTTATAAAACTAAAAGCTCCTTTTTCGTATCCTTTAAAAACATTTAAATTATCAGTGTAAACCGCAGAAATAAAAATAAAAGGTAAATGTGCTGTTTTTTCTTCTTCTCTTAGTATGCTAGCTAATTCATAACCATCCATGTCGGGCATTTGAACATCAAGTAATGCTAGAGTAAAATCGTTGTACAAAGT
This region includes:
- a CDS encoding polymer-forming cytoskeletal protein, with product MTEIKTHLRQDTTIDTTATLYGIITGNVTVTNSVDFIVLGTINGEITIQQGSSVTIYGKTKGNIFNEGQCKIYGAVTGKLSGNKFDIEPNAVIKL
- a CDS encoding T9SS type A sorting domain-containing protein; its protein translation is MYIKNFICAIVLLFACNTTLQSQTIDARNALLIANSDSIKQLIRITELAIAERKLILNIFMNPESNEFLIHFKPNTHSLTSVNWYNQNQQLIYKQAGLVADEKNEIKLTIQAADLQLSKGSYLVLIRNKDKVYIKRMVFY
- a CDS encoding glycine-rich domain-containing protein; this encodes MQLRNTEKGKQKENQHKTRIVLDSCDLNFSSDLDFEDINALNFELIKLQLIDKEEGEGWALSTCEKVEKEYKRFLALKRAFKYKDIIPNTLIDKFWNQHILHTKKYAEDCETIFGYFLHHSPLIFLNKKLASVSFKKAIEETKLLYQMHFGEEYKGFV
- a CDS encoding response regulator transcription factor, which translates into the protein MANKIKIAIADDHTLVSQSLARCIETDKKLQVVGIAENGKVLIEIIKKTKPDLIILDLQMPVMNGWQTLEWIAKNKVQCKIIVMSMLLENSSIKDLTAKGVRGFLPKNTDFETFMNAIHEVSSLGYFFDKKINHSILKELLALKAINPTFNNLVLTDKEKETLILICADKLTKEIASEMQVTERTIERYKSSLYEKTHAKTSAGLILFALKHNYITVDE
- a CDS encoding sensor histidine kinase, which encodes MEKSDSIVIIVLVGAIIMFGIAILVIYFVTSHRKKYLIQQNTLQRIENEKEQAILKAIISGQEEERNRIAKNLHDSVGAELSMLKLNFSKYLFFMKGTDEEKNNFRIELNNLDHTIATISAICKDLYPIALTNQGIIRTLKDLIKRINDSSIIKTTFKSDIEDSDIGTNQEKILNVFRIFQEVLNNLIKHSNCSTLNVILTKTFNSLEIKFEHNGQAFTNEHVEVLIKQNKGIGLSSIQNRIELLKGTLNYTSTNNLTQVLIRLPHSHGKQN
- a CDS encoding ATP-binding response regulator, with amino-acid sequence MAAILKILHLEDNPADAELIARFLKKTNSAFTIKVAQNKEKFVEALESDAPDLILSDHSLPQFNSSEALKIYKKFNYQIPFILVTGTVSEEFAIQSIKEGADDYLLKGNLTRLPSAIAQALKSRKIESEKRIANTELELVNKELSTFIYKAAHDLRGPVCSILGLINMANEKASPENTENYILKISQCANKLDSILLSLMDVMSIKNGKPIYKEIDLRKLIDSIRKRITLEEPTIDLNWELNCTVGLVYFDEVILQLALYNIIQNAVKFRDHRNTSPTINIDISQIKNELVIKVTDDGIGIEKDVLDNIFDMYFRGNQHSFGSGLGLYIAKTSIKKLGGTIEVVSEKSIGSVFSIILPIQKIRP
- a CDS encoding response regulator; this translates as METKSIEIVLIEDNPYDAEMIIRALKKNNNINSIVHLKDGVEALDFFFGTGAYKERTLNVIPKVIFLDLKMPKVNGIEVLRKLRSDDNLKVIPIVILTSSKEDADIGTCYNLGANSYVVKPVGFENFSKSISDLGLYWVFLNESINQI
- a CDS encoding sensor histidine kinase; amino-acid sequence: MNIKPKILVVDDKPENLVAIRKVLRDLDVELVEASSGNNALKATLYNDFTLALLDVQMPDMDGYELASILREEEKTAHLPFIFISAVYTDNLNVFKGYEKGAFSFITKPFQPEILINKVKFFVEKHQQEIELFKLYKNLEKKNKELEYSNKEIESFSYSVSHDLRAPLRAVDGYAKMLEEDYSELFDNEGVRLLNAIQFNSQRMSFLIDDLLAFSRLGKKTVQKTELNMNILIDDILNTVLKTDKKKTKVKVNNLSPAMGDPSLINQVLLNLISNGIKYTSKKTNPLIEISSKTESGEVIYEIKDNGVGFDMLYVDKLFGVFQRLHSQEEFEGTGVGLAIVQRIINKHGGKVWAQAKLGEGATFSFTLPTI